A genomic window from Pungitius pungitius chromosome 12, fPunPun2.1, whole genome shotgun sequence includes:
- the LOC119220271 gene encoding gastrula zinc finger protein XlCGF28.1-like isoform X1, protein MSKVHVLMYLFKQRLTEDAEEIFGLFERTIAEYEEEASRLKEDNERLKKHLHAVFNPEVRIQRTEQLFVLKEEQQEDQESPHIKEEREDPEPPDIKEDQLQGLEEAGMTFSFDPVENKDDEDKVQFPQIHQRETGDFSEPETEDSDDWNETREHHSGSNSHNNDESLVCSKCKKTFGSIKTLKRHMMTHSSEKPFSCSQCGKCFTQSGTLKRHLRCHTGEKPFSCSECDRCFSDSGTLKRHMRCHTGEKPFRCSECSRCFSACGDLKTHMRCHTGEKPFSCSECGKCFTQSGTLKIHVKCHTGEKPFSCSQCGKCFTRRGDLKTHMKFHTGKKPFSCSQCGKCFTVRGDLKTHMRCHTGEKPFSCSQCGKRFIRSGDLKTHMRCHTGEKPFSCSQCGKCFTRSGDLKTHMRFHTGKKPFSCSQCGKCFTESGDLKTHMRCHTGERPFSCSQCGKCFTQSGNLTKHMRCHTGEKPF, encoded by the exons ATGTCTAAAGTCCACGTgctgatgtatttatttaagcagcgactcactgaggacgctgaagagatatttgggctgtttgaaagaacgatagcagagtacgaggaggaagcttctagattaaaagaggacaacgagcggctaaagaaacatctgcacgctgttttcAACCCTGAAGTCCGCATTCAAAGAAcag agcagctgtttgtgcttaaagaagagcagcaggaggaccaagagtccccccacattaaagaggaaagggaggacccagagccccccgACATTAAAGAGGAtcagcttcaagggctggaggAGGCAGGCATGACTTTCTCATTTGATCCTGTGGAGAATAAAGATGATGAAGATAAAGTTCAGTTTCCACAGATTCATCAGAGAGAGACTGGGGACTTCTCTGAACCtgagacagaggacagtgatGATTGGAATGAGACCAGAGAACATCACTCCGGTTCGAACTCTCATAACAATGATGAATCTTTGGTCTGTTCtaaatgtaagaaaacatttggttccATTAAAAcgctgaagagacacatgatgaCCCACTCATCAGAGAAACccttcagctgctcacagtgtggtaaatgtttcactcaaagtGGCACACTGAAAAGACActtgagatgtcacacaggggagaaacctttcagctgctcagagtgtgatAGATGTTTCAGTGATAGTGGAAcgctgaagagacacatgagatgtcacacaggtgaGAAACCTTTCAGGTGTTCAGAGTGTAGTAGATGTTTTAGTGCTTGTGGAGATCTGAAGactcacatgagatgtcacacaggggagaaacctttcagctgctcagagtgtggtaaatgtttcactcagaGTGGAACGCTCAAGATACACGTgaaatgtcacacaggggagaaaccttttagctgctcacagtgtggtaaatgttttactcGAAGAGGAGATCTGAAGACACACATGAAATTTCACACagggaagaaacctttcagctgctcacagtgtggtaaatgtttcactgtacgTGGAGATCTGAaaacacacatgagatgtcacacaggggagaaaccctttagctgctcacagtgtggtaaacgTTTCATTAGAAGTGGAGAtctgaagacacacatgagatgtcacacaggggagaaacctttcagctgctcacagtgtggtaaatgttttactcGAAGTGGAGatctaaagacacacatgagatttcACACAGgtaagaaacctttcagctgctcccagtgtggtaaatgtttcactgaaagTGGAGAtctgaagacacacatgagatgtcacacaggggagagacctttcagctgctcacagtgtggtaaatgtttcactcaaagtGGAAATCTGACgaaacacatgagatgtcacacaggggaaaagcctTTTTAG
- the LOC119220274 gene encoding gastrula zinc finger protein XlCGF28.1-like, with protein MSEAQMLGCLLKQRLTEDAEELFGLFERTIAEYEEEASRLKEDNERLKKHLHAVFNPEVRIQRADLQQLCVPREEQQEDLEPPQIKEERKDTEPRHIKEEKADMEISFTPVKGEEDEEQRQSSQLYQRQTDQMETNSDGEDWGGPVTEKTLSPNGSSLPGTVEKNGGSSETEDSDDWDETREPQSGLNSNNKAFVSGSRCSEKPLICSECNKTFGSFKYLKRHIMTHTSEKPFSCSDCGKCFTTNGSLKTHMRCHTGEKPFSCSDCGKCFTQSAHLKTHMRWHTGEKPFSCSVCGKCFTANGSLKTHMRWHTGEKPFSCSECGKCFRARGRLNEHMRCHSQEKPLSCSECTKCFTDIQTHMRYHTGEKHFSCSECAKCFYRSNSLKIHMRCHTGEKPFSCSDCGKCFTQSAHLKTHMRCHTGEKPFSCLACGKSFTTNGELKKHMRRHTEEKPFSCLACGKCFTEKRKLNAHMRCHCEENKLNTHVFL; from the exons atgtccGAAGCCCAAATGCTGGGATGCTTATTGAAGCAGCGACTCACCGAGGACGCTGAAGAgctatttgggctgtttgaaagaacgatagcagagtacgaggaggaagcttctagattaaaagaggacaacgagcgactgaagaaacatctgcacgctgtttttaaccctgaagtccgcatccaaagagcag ACCTGCAACAGCTGTGTGTGCCtagagaagagcagcaggaggacctaGAGCCCCcccagattaaagaggaacggAAAGATACAGAGCCCCGCCACATTAAGGAGGAGAAAGCTGACATGGAGATCTCATTCACTCCTGTGAAaggtgaagaagatgaagagcaaCGTCAGTCTTCTCAGCTTTATCAAAGACAAACTGACCAGATGGAGACAAACAGTGATGGAGAGGACTGGGGCGGACCAGTAACGGAGAAGACCTTGAGTCCAAATGGATCTTCATTACCAGGAACTGTTGAGAAGAATGGAGGTTCttctgagactgaggacagtgatGATTGGGATGAGACCAGAGAACCTCAATCAGGTTTAAACTCTAATAATAAAGCTTTTGTCAGCGGTTCAAGATGTAGTGAGAAACCTttgatctgttctgaatgtaacAAAACATTTGGTAGCTTTAAATATCTGAAAAGACACATCATGACccacacatcagagaaacctttcagttgctcagattgtggtaaatgttttactACAAATGGTAGCttaaagacacacatgagatgtcacacaggggagaaacctttcagttgctcagattgtggtaaatgtttcactcaaagtGCACATCTAAAGACTCACATGAGATGgcacacgggggagaaacctttcagctgctcggtgtgtggtaaatgttttactgcaaATGGTAGCttaaagacacacatgagatggcacacaggggagaaacctttcagttgctcagagtgtggtaaatgtttccgTGCAAGGGGCCGTCTGAAtgaacacatgagatgtcactcACAGGAGAAACCTTTGAGCTGCTCTGAATGTACCAAATGTTTCACTgatatacagacacacatgagatATCACACTGGAGAGAAAcatttcagctgctcagagtgtgcaAAATGTTTCTATCGGAGTAATagtctgaagatacacatgagatgtcacacaggcgagaaacctttcagctgctccgattgtggtaaatgtttcactcaaagtGCACATCTAAAGactcacatgagatgtcacacaggggagaaaccttttagCTGCTTAGCGTGCGGTAAATCTTTTACTACAAATGGAGAGTTAAAGAAACACATGAGACGTCACACTgaggagaaacctttcagctgcttagcgtgtggtaaatgtttcaccgaAAAACGCAAACTAAAtgcacacatgagatgtcactgTGAGGAGAACAAACTAAATACACACGTTTTTCTGTAA
- the LOC119220287 gene encoding zinc finger protein 7-like, whose protein sequence is MSKVHVLRYLVKQRLAEAAEEIFGLFERTIAEYEEEASRIKEDNERLKKRLHPVLNPKVHIEREDVQQLFVPKEEQQEDPESPHIKEEPEDPEPSHIKEEPENPKPSHIKEEPEDPEPSHIKEEPENPEPSHIKEEKLQGLGEAEMKVSFTCVNSEGDIEEAWSSHLHQRQTEQMVTDGDGEEFGGPEPDRNSGSDCPPEPDSDENTGDSSEPETEDSDDWSKTKQPQSGLNSQNNNDGSVSDSRCRTSEKHLMCSDCKKTFGCIKKLKSHMRTHKLEKPFRCLQCGKCFSMGGYLRRHMRCHTGEKPFSCSECGSSFTESGSLKRHMRCHSGAKPFSCLECGKCYVRNGDLKSHMKCHTG, encoded by the exons ATGTCTAAAGTCCATGTGCTGAGATATTTAGTGAAGCAACGACTCGcggaggctgctgaagagatatttgggctgtttgaaagaacgatagcagagtacgaggaggaagcttctagaataaaagaggacaacgagcgactgaagaaacgTCTGCACCCTGTTTTAAACCCGAAAGTCCACATAGAAAGAGAAG ATGTCCAGCAGCTCTTTGTGCctaaagaagagcagcaggaggatccaGAGTCCCCCCACATAAAAGAGGAacctgaggacccagagccctcacacattaaagaggaacctgaGAACCCAAAGCCttcacacattaaagaggaacctgaggacccagagccctcacacattaaagaggaacctgagaacccagagccctcacacattaaagaggagaagCTTCAAGGGCTGGGGGAGGCTGAGATGAAGGTGTCATTCACGTGTGTGAACAGTGAAGGTGATATAGAGGAAGCTTGGTCCTCACATCTTcatcagagacaaactgaacagatggtgacagatggtgatggagaggagtttggaggaccagaaccagacagGAACTCAGGGTCAGATTGTCCTCCAGAACCAGATAGTGATGAGAATACTGGAGACTCTTCTGAAcctgagactgaggacagtgatGATTGGAGTAAGACCAAACaacctcagtcaggtttaaactccCAAAATAATAATGACGGTTCTGTCAGTGATTCAAGATGTAGAACAAGTGAGAAACATTTAATGTGTTCTGattgtaagaaaacatttggttgcattaaGAAGCTGAAAAGTCACATGCGGACCCACAAATTAGAGAAACCTTTCAGGTGTTTACAGTGCGGTAAATGTTTCAGTATGGGTGGATATCTgaggagacacatgagatgtcacacaggagaaaaaccgttcagctgctcagagtgtggtagtTCTTTCACTGAAAGTGggagtctgaagagacacatgagatgtcactcAGGggcgaaacctttcagctgcttagAATGTGGTAAATGCTATGTTAGAAATGGAGATCTGAAGTCCCACATGAAATGTCACACAGGGTAA
- the LOC119220279 gene encoding uncharacterized protein LOC119220279, whose amino-acid sequence MSKAQMLRCLVKQRLTEAAEEIFGLFERTIAEYEEEASRLKEDNERLKKHLHAVFNPEVRIQRADLQQLFVLKEEQQKDPESPHIKEEQLQEPEEADIKVSLTPVKTEDDDVQSSQLNPRQTEQMETEVDGGDCGGPEPESKSGPSGPDTDEKTEDSSETERQKHHLVDMSDEEYIPDSETQDNDDDDDDYDPDATIPNTARRLKAGRIQVQAVLPDVGTSQGSNKSIPVVQSSSKGCPSLADHMVSDAAETLNSRKDSIKQKGEVELKPQVTHLTMTKKNYCYVCGKPQSKISRHLTTHRMDAEIVKAFSLPKHSKERKRLVEKMRNKGNLRHNTAVLQAGTGPLKVKRKPKGKALAGKFLDCMYCQGMYIHKELWRHARRCPFKPENTELNREPGRTTVPALAEA is encoded by the exons atgtctaaagcccaaatgctgagatgtttagtgaagcagcgactcactgaggctgctgaagagatatttgggctgtttgaaagaacgatagcagagtacgaggaggaagcttctagattaaaagaggacaacgagcgactgaagaaacatctgcacgctgtttttaaccctgaagtccgcatccaaagagcag ACCtacagcagctgtttgtgcttaaagaagagcagcagaaggACCCCGAgtccccccacattaaagaagAACAGCTTCAAGAGCCGGAGGAGGCTGACATAAAGGTCTCTTTAACTCCTGTAAAGACTGAAGATGATGATGTTCAGTCCTCACAGCTTAATCCGAgacaaactgaacagatggagacagaagtTGATGGAGgggactgtggaggaccagaacctGAGAGCAAGTCAGGTCCTTCAGGACCAGATACTGATGAGAAGACTGAAGACTCTTCTGAGACTGAG cgtcaaaagcaTCACCTGGTGGACATGTCGGATGAGGAATACATACCAGACTCGGAAACACAAGATaacgatgatgacgatgatgattaTGATCCAGATGCAACCATCCCCAATACAGCTCGTCGGTTGAAAGCCGGACGGATTCAAGTACAAGCAGTACTGCCTGATGTTGGAACATCTCAAGGGTCAAACAAAAGTATCCCAGTTGTGCAGAGTTCATCAAAAGGCTGCCCATCTCTTGCGGATCACATGGTTTCCGATGCTGCTGAAACATTGAATTCTCGCAAAGACTCAATAAAGCAAAAGGGTGAAGTTGAGCTTAAACCACAAGTAACTCACCTGACCATGACCAAAAAAAATTACTGCTATGTTTGTGGTAAACCACAAAGCAAAATTTCCCGCCATTTGACAACGCACAGGATGGATGCTGAAATTGTAAAAGCATTTTCCCTCCCGAAGCACTCAAAGGAGCGCAAGAGATTAGTAGAAAAGATGAGGAATAAGGGAAATCTTAGACACAACACTGCAGTCTTACAAGCTGGAACAGGGCCACTGAAAGTGAAAAGGAAACCAAAGGGTAAAGCACTAGCTGGAAAGTTTCTTGACTGTATGTACTGTCAAGGCATGTACATTCATAAGGAGCTTTGGAGACATGCCCGCAGATGCCCCTTTAAGCCCGAAAACACTGAACTGAACAGAGAACCCGGAAGAACAACGGTACCGGCTTTGGCTGAAGCTTGA
- the LOC119220289 gene encoding gastrula zinc finger protein XlCGF17.1-like, with the protein MSKAQMFRYLVKQRLTEDAEEIFGLFERTIAEYEEEASRLKEDNERLKKHLHAVFNPEVRIQKADPQQLCVPREEQQEDLEPPQIKEERKDTEPRHIKEEKADMEISFTPVKSEEDEEQRQSSQLHQRQTDQMETNSDEEDWGRPETEKNLSPNGSSLPGTVEKNGGSSETEDSDDWDETTEPQSGLNSNNKAFVSGSRCSEKPLIFPECNKTFGSFKYLKRHIITHTSEKPFSCSECGKCFTTKGILKTHMRRHTGEKPFSCSECGKCFTQNAHLKTHMRWHSGEKPFRCSECGKCFTTNGSLKTHMIWHTGEKPFSCSDCGKCFTQSAHLKTHMRCHTGEKPFSCLACGKRFTEKRNLNAHMRCHCEEKAFSC; encoded by the exons atgtctaaagcCCAAATGTTTAGATatttagtgaagcagcgactcactgaGGACGCTGAGGAGATATTTGGactgtttgaaagaacgatagcagagtacgaggaggaagcttctagattaaaagaggacaacgagcgactgaagaaacatctgcacgctgtttttaaccctgaagtccgcatccaaaaagcag ACCCGCAACAGCTGTGTGTGCCtagagaagagcagcaggaggacctaGAGCCCCcccagattaaagaggaacggAAAGATACAGAGCCCCGCCACATTAAGGAGGAGAAAGCTGACATGGAGATCTCATTCACTCCTGTCAAaagtgaagaagatgaagagcaaCGTCAGTCTTCTCAGCTTCATCAGAGACAAACTGACCAGATGGAGACAAACAGTGATGAAGAGGACTGGGGCAGACCGGAAACGGAGAAGAACTTGAGTCCAAATGGATCTTCATTACCAGGAACTGTTGAGAAGAATGGAGGTTCttctgagactgaggacagtgatGATTGGGATGAGACCACAGAACCTCAATCAGGTTTAAACTCTAATAATAAAGCTTTTGTCAGCGGTTCAAGATGTAGTGAGAAACCTTTGATCTTTCCTGAATGTAACAAAACATTTGGTAGCTTTAAATATCTGAAAAGACACATCATCACccacacatcagagaaacctttcagttgctcagagtgtggAAAATGTTTTACTACAAAAGGTATCttaaagacacacatgagacgtcacacaggggaaaaacctttcagttgctcagagtgtggtaaatgtttcactcaaaaTGCACATCTAAAGACTCACATGAGATGGCACAGCGGGGAGAAACCTTTCCGCTGCTCGGAGTGCGGTAAATGTTTTACTACAAATGGTAGCTTAAAGACACACATGATATGGCACACAggtgagaaacctttcagctgctcagattgtggtaaatgtttcactcaaagtgcacatctaaagacacacatgagatgtcacacaggcgagaaacctttcagctgcttagCGTGCGGTAAACGTTTCACCGAAAAACGCAATCTAAAtgcacacatgagatgtcactgTGAGGAGAAAGCTTTCAGCTGCTAA
- the LOC119220271 gene encoding zinc finger and BTB domain-containing protein 24-like isoform X2 translates to MSKVHVLMYLFKQRLTEDAEEIFGLFERTIAEYEEEASRLKEDNERLKKHLHAVFNPEVRIQRTEQLFVLKEEQQEDQESPHIKEEREDPEPPDIKEDQLQGLEEAGMTFSFDPVENKDDEDKVQFPQIHQRETGDFSEPETEDSDDWNETREHHSGSNSHNNDESLVCSKCKKTFGSIKTLKRHMMTHSSEKPFSCSQCGKCFTQSGTLKRHLRCHTGEKPFSCSECDRCFSDSGTLKRHMRCHTGAER, encoded by the exons ATGTCTAAAGTCCACGTgctgatgtatttatttaagcagcgactcactgaggacgctgaagagatatttgggctgtttgaaagaacgatagcagagtacgaggaggaagcttctagattaaaagaggacaacgagcggctaaagaaacatctgcacgctgttttcAACCCTGAAGTCCGCATTCAAAGAAcag agcagctgtttgtgcttaaagaagagcagcaggaggaccaagagtccccccacattaaagaggaaagggaggacccagagccccccgACATTAAAGAGGAtcagcttcaagggctggaggAGGCAGGCATGACTTTCTCATTTGATCCTGTGGAGAATAAAGATGATGAAGATAAAGTTCAGTTTCCACAGATTCATCAGAGAGAGACTGGGGACTTCTCTGAACCtgagacagaggacagtgatGATTGGAATGAGACCAGAGAACATCACTCCGGTTCGAACTCTCATAACAATGATGAATCTTTGGTCTGTTCtaaatgtaagaaaacatttggttccATTAAAAcgctgaagagacacatgatgaCCCACTCATCAGAGAAACccttcagctgctcacagtgtggtaaatgtttcactcaaagtGGCACACTGAAAAGACActtgagatgtcacacaggggagaaacctttcagctgctcagagtgtgatAGATGTTTCAGTGATAGTGGAAcgctgaagagacacatgagatgtcacacag GCGCAGAAAGATAG
- the LOC119220297 gene encoding zinc finger protein 333-like: protein MSKGQMLRCLLKQRITEAAEEIFGLFERTIAEYEEEASRLKEDNERLRKRPHVVFNPEFRIQRAGLQKLLVLEEEQKTDQEPPHIKEEQEDPELQGLKEADMKVSLIPVKCEVETPSSQLHQRHTEPMDTEGDGEDCRGPEPDGNSVTESPSETDTGEKTGDSSETDDSDDWNDTREPQTDLNSYNGKDSVSNSRCRTSEKTLMCSLCKKRFGCIKMLKRHVMTHTSEKPFRCSECGKCFTQNGSLKRHIRRHAGKKPFSCLECGERFTEIGDLKTHIRFHLSAS, encoded by the exons atgtctaaagGCCAAATGCTGAGATGTTTATTAAAGCAGCGAATCAcggaggctgctgaagagatatttgggctgtttgaaagaacgatagcagagtacgaggaagaagcttctagattaaaagaggacaacgagcggCTAAGGAAACGCCCGCACGTTGTTTTTAACCCTGAATTCcgcatccaaagagcag GCCTCCAGAAGCTGTTGGTGCTTGAGGAAGAGCAGAAGACGGACcaagagcccccccacattaaagaggaacaggaggacccagagcTCCAAGGGCTAAAGGAGGCTGACATGAAGGTCTCACTCATTCCTGTGAAGTGTGAAGTTGAAACTCCGTCCTCTCAGCTTCATCAGAGACACACTGAACCGATGGACACAGAAGGGGATGGAGAGGACTGtagaggaccagaaccagacgGGAACTCTGTTACGGAGTCTCCTTCAGAAACCGATACCGGTGAGAagactggagactcttctgagACTGATGACAGTGATGATTGGAATGATACGAGAGAACCGCAGACAGATTTAAACTCCTATAATGGTAAAGATTCTGTCAGTAATTCAAGATGTAGAACAAGTGAGAAAACTttaatgtgttctttgtgtaaGAAAAGATTTGGTTGCATTAAAATGCTGAAGAGACACGTGATGACccacacatcagagaaacctttccgatgctcagagtgtggtaaatgtttcactcaaaatggaagtctgaagagacacatcAGACGGCACGCagggaagaaacctttcagctgcttggAGTGTGGAGAACGTTTCACTGAAATTGGAGATCTGAAGACGCACATAAGATTTCACCTATCAGCTTCTTAG